From the genome of Brienomyrus brachyistius isolate T26 chromosome 8, BBRACH_0.4, whole genome shotgun sequence, one region includes:
- the ywhaba gene encoding 14-3-3 protein beta/alpha-A yields the protein MDKSDLVQKAKLAEQAERYDDMAAAMKAVTEQGHELSNEERNLLSVAYKNVVGARRSSWRVISSIEQKTESNEKKQQMAREYREKIEGELQDICNDVLGLLDKYLIANASQAESKVFYLKMKGDYYRYLSEVASGDSKKTTVENSQQAYQEAFEISKKEMQPTHPIRLGLALNFSVFYYEILNSPEQACSLAKTAFDEAIAELDTLNEDSYKDSTLIMQLLRDNLTLWTSENQGDDGDVGDGDN from the exons ATGGACAAGAGCGACCTGGTTCAGAAGGCCAAGCTGGCGGAGCAGGCGGAGCGCTACGATGACATGGCAGCGGCGATGAAGGCCGTTACGGAGCAGGGCCACGAGCTCTCCAATGAGGAGCGCAACCTGCTCTCCGTGGCCTACAAGAATGTGGTGGGCGCCCGCCGCTCGTCCTGGCGCGTCATCTCCAGCATCGAGCAGAAGACCGAGAGCAACGAGAAGAAGCAGCAGATGGCGCGCGAGTACCGCGAGAAGATCGAGGGCGAGCTGCAGGACATCTGCAACGATGTGCTG GGACTTCTCGACAAGTACCTCATTGCCAATGCAAGTCAGGCAGAGAGCAAGGTGTTCTACCTGAAAATGAAAGGGGACTATTATAGATACCTGTCTGAAGTGGCATCTGGAGACTCCAAGAAAA CTACGGTTGAGAATTCCCAGCAGGCCTATCAGGAGGCCTTTGAAATCAGCAAGAAGGAGATGCAGCCCACACACCCTATCAGACTGGGGCTGGCGCTCAACTTCTCCGTTTTCTACTATGAAATCCTCAACTCtcccgagcaggcctgctccCTGGCAAAGACG GCTTTCGATGAAGCAATCGCTGAACTTGACACCTTGAATGAGGATTCTTACAAAGATAGCACTCTGATCATGCAGCTACTAAGGGACAACCTCACT CTGTGGACATCAGAAAACCAGGGTGATGATGGCGATGTTGGCGACGGAGATAACTAA
- the tomm34 gene encoding mitochondrial import receptor subunit TOM34 produces MPQKRRSQSWAELKDSGNVHFKHGQYGEASALYSQAIALLEKSGKNNQEDLSILYSNRAASYLKDGNCAECIKDCTAALELVPFGIKSLLRRAAAYEAVERYRLAYVDYKTVLQIDCNIPAAHDGINRMTKALTEQDGLSWRENLPPIPTVPLSVRERACQAASSAPNAQHNRTRAPEKPGEDSLKRALSLKEEGNALVKKGEHTKAIEKYSQSLKLNSAEVTTYTNRALCYLSLKLYKEAVRDCVDALRLDPNNVKALYRRAQAHKELKDYKACVEDLNTLLKIEPKNTAAQKLKLEVQKMK; encoded by the exons GCGAGGCCTCCGCTCTCTACTCGCAGGCCATCGCGCTTCTGGAGAAGTCAG GTAAGAATAACCAGGAAGATCTAAGCATCCTGTACTCAAACCGGGCTGCCAGTTATCTGAAGGATGGGAACTGTGCTGAGTGCATAAAGGACTGCACAGC TGCTCTGGAACTGGTGCCGTTCGGTATCAAATCCCTTCTGAGACGCGCTGCTGCTTATGAAGCAGTGGAGAGGTACCGGCTGGCTTACGTCGACTACAAGACCGTTTTGCAGATAGACTGTAACATTCCAGCCGCCCATGACGGAATAAACCG AATGACAAAAGCTCTGACGGAGCAGGATGGCTTGTCCTGGCGCGAGAATCTGCCCCCAATTCCCACGGTGCCGCTGTCTGTCCGGGAGAGGGCGTGCCAGGCAGCATCTTCTGCGCCAAACGCGCAGCACAATAGAACAAGGGCACCAGAGAAGCCTG gggagGATTCCTTAAAGCGAGCATTGTCCTTAAAGGAAGAAGGCAATGCACTGGTGAAAAAGGGGGAGCATACAAAGGCGATTGAGAAGTACAGCCAGAGCCTCAAACTTAACTCTGCAGAAGTCACAACTTACACAAACAG GGCACTCTGTTACCTTTCTCTGAAGTTGTACAAGGAGGCGGTAAGAGATTGTGTGGATGCCCTCCGACTGGATCCCAATAACGTGAAGGCTCTATACAGGCGAGCACAGGCACACAAGGAGCTGAAA GACTACAAAGCTTGTGTTGAAGACCTCAACACCCTGCTGAAAATTGAACCGAAGAATACAGCTGCCCAGAAATTAAAACTGGAAGTACAGAAGATGAAGTAA